A portion of the Dethiosulfovibrio faecalis genome contains these proteins:
- a CDS encoding ABC transporter substrate-binding protein → MTSAVVFFLTSAVFFWFVYCYLHPVVRVGVAYNVAPYAMIPEAKMLASVKAYADWHNSRKGSFRYEVLSREYRDDPKEAMEYLKSHGVRVIVGFPFSQEAIAAAEVANGGLKVPVLSTIASTPVLSGMDDWFFRTREDFSYETEQMARLIERLGVKRLAVFWSGDNPAYAEASSKAIISRISASIVGVFRFPDDCHNLDFVESAPPDGVLVYAEPAVSYWVMDFVRARWPDAALFLSRWSLFESVGHIEDMDGIKFYFSEVYDPTDFGEGGFYSYWRSLTSMKLGASVRYTYGAMALLSLAFNEDPRASGSDLRDALSNPRSVESLGWTFDTDVYGDVFSKNRFFLFEEGSYREVTP, encoded by the coding sequence GTGACCTCGGCCGTTGTCTTTTTTTTGACGTCGGCGGTCTTTTTCTGGTTCGTCTACTGCTACCTCCATCCGGTGGTCCGGGTAGGGGTGGCCTACAACGTGGCGCCTTACGCCATGATACCGGAGGCCAAGATGCTGGCCTCCGTCAAGGCTTACGCAGATTGGCATAACTCGAGGAAGGGGAGTTTTCGCTACGAGGTCCTCTCCAGGGAGTATAGAGACGATCCGAAGGAGGCGATGGAATATCTGAAGTCCCATGGTGTCAGGGTAATAGTGGGTTTTCCATTTTCACAGGAGGCCATCGCCGCTGCGGAGGTGGCAAACGGAGGCTTGAAGGTCCCGGTGTTGTCGACCATAGCCTCCACCCCGGTCCTGTCCGGCATGGACGACTGGTTCTTCCGCACGAGGGAGGACTTTTCCTACGAGACGGAGCAGATGGCCCGACTTATCGAGAGGTTGGGGGTTAAGAGGCTGGCCGTCTTCTGGTCCGGCGACAATCCCGCCTATGCAGAGGCGTCGTCCAAGGCGATAATCTCCAGGATCTCTGCGTCCATAGTCGGCGTCTTTCGTTTTCCCGATGATTGCCATAACTTGGATTTCGTCGAATCGGCCCCTCCCGACGGGGTGTTGGTCTATGCGGAACCTGCCGTCTCCTATTGGGTGATGGATTTCGTCCGAGCAAGGTGGCCCGATGCGGCTCTTTTCCTGTCCCGTTGGAGCCTTTTCGAGAGCGTCGGGCATATCGAGGATATGGACGGGATAAAATTTTATTTCTCCGAGGTCTACGATCCTACCGATTTCGGAGAGGGCGGCTTCTATTCCTACTGGAGAAGCCTGACCTCTATGAAGCTCGGGGCCTCCGTCAGATATACCTATGGAGCCATGGCTCTTCTCTCTCTGGCTTTTAACGAAGATCCAAGGGCTTCCGGCTCGGATTTGAGGGATGCCCTATCGAACCCCAGGTCCGTCGAGTCTCTCGGATGGACCTTCGATACCGACGTTTACGGAGACGTTTTCTCGAAGAATCGGTTCTTCCTGTTCGAAGAGGGATCCTACAGGGAGGTGACGCCTTGA
- a CDS encoding methyl-accepting chemotaxis protein: MFLLGIGIVVTVYRVGYGSLYEQRLATVKAVVDVADDIVRYYGEMERSGGLSGEEARRMASEEISKMRYNGEDYLFGYDMDQRVTIPFQGHGRGKRLDSQDENGVWVHREFVNIIRSSGEGVLVYNWLNSNSGEVEEKVAYVKGYSPWGWWYGTGLYVSDLRKEVDSLALKVLAAIVCGLIATVAVVLWLVRKVTRRIGSMVGTIERMADGDLTVRFEDSDGDEISSISSSLDETVKKLGGALSEVEEEASITGRRSEELASVSDDQRIAMDETLVSVGEMADLIENNSAALEEINASIEEVSSSARSTADKISEGAGRTAAMVKVSGEVESGLDGMFEEIKGADERSRSGAEGIRSLADSVRSISQFVETITTIADQTNLLALNAAIEAARAGEAGRGFAVVAEEVRKLAEESAHAAGKVGSMIEKLQADSSVAIRSTEETVEAMDRVAKGVDEAKAGLDRTLELTGLVDDVMRTLASQAEEQSASTEEMAKAVEAVTQATMRSVELMSVVKSSADRISEGTERVSVRSGEMADGARRLTERLDRFVLEDRSGLIPLDE, from the coding sequence TTGTTCTTGTTGGGAATCGGCATAGTCGTGACCGTCTACAGAGTAGGCTACGGTTCTCTATATGAACAGAGGTTGGCGACGGTCAAGGCCGTCGTAGACGTTGCCGACGATATCGTGAGGTATTACGGAGAGATGGAGAGATCCGGAGGGCTTTCCGGAGAGGAGGCCCGGAGGATGGCCTCGGAGGAGATCTCCAAGATGCGCTATAACGGCGAGGATTACCTGTTTGGTTACGATATGGATCAGCGTGTGACCATCCCCTTTCAGGGTCATGGAAGGGGAAAAAGGCTGGATAGCCAGGACGAGAACGGCGTCTGGGTCCACCGGGAGTTCGTAAATATCATAAGGAGCTCCGGTGAGGGAGTTCTGGTCTATAACTGGCTCAACTCGAACTCCGGAGAGGTGGAGGAAAAGGTCGCCTACGTGAAGGGCTACTCCCCCTGGGGGTGGTGGTACGGTACGGGGCTCTACGTATCGGATCTCAGGAAAGAGGTCGATTCCTTGGCCCTAAAGGTACTGGCGGCTATAGTCTGTGGTTTGATCGCTACGGTCGCTGTGGTCCTCTGGTTGGTCCGAAAGGTCACGAGAAGGATCGGATCCATGGTTGGCACCATAGAGAGAATGGCCGATGGCGATCTGACCGTGAGGTTCGAGGATTCCGACGGAGACGAGATATCCTCCATCAGTTCCTCCTTGGACGAGACGGTTAAGAAGCTTGGAGGAGCTCTTTCGGAGGTCGAGGAGGAGGCGTCGATTACCGGGAGACGTTCGGAGGAATTGGCGTCGGTTTCGGACGATCAGAGGATCGCCATGGATGAAACTCTGGTCTCGGTAGGAGAGATGGCAGATCTGATAGAGAACAACTCCGCCGCTTTGGAGGAGATCAACGCCTCCATAGAGGAGGTTTCCTCCAGTGCGAGATCCACCGCCGACAAGATATCCGAAGGAGCGGGGAGAACCGCTGCCATGGTGAAGGTCTCGGGAGAGGTGGAGTCCGGCCTGGACGGTATGTTCGAGGAGATCAAAGGTGCCGACGAGAGATCTAGGTCCGGGGCCGAGGGAATCAGAAGCCTGGCCGACTCTGTGCGTTCCATATCTCAGTTCGTGGAGACCATAACTACCATAGCGGACCAGACGAATCTGTTGGCTCTAAACGCCGCTATCGAGGCGGCCAGGGCGGGAGAGGCCGGTCGTGGCTTCGCAGTGGTGGCCGAGGAGGTGCGCAAGCTGGCGGAGGAGTCCGCTCATGCGGCGGGCAAGGTCGGATCGATGATAGAGAAGCTTCAGGCCGATTCGTCGGTGGCGATAAGATCCACCGAGGAGACGGTGGAGGCCATGGATCGGGTCGCCAAGGGGGTGGACGAAGCCAAGGCCGGCTTGGACAGGACCCTTGAGCTGACAGGGTTGGTAGACGACGTTATGAGGACCCTGGCGTCCCAGGCGGAGGAACAGTCGGCCTCCACGGAGGAGATGGCCAAGGCTGTAGAGGCTGTGACTCAGGCTACCATGAGATCGGTGGAGCTTATGAGCGTCGTGAAATCGTCGGCAGACAGGATCTCGGAGGGGACCGAGAGGGTCTCGGTCAGATCCGGCGAGATGGCCGACGGTGCCAGGAGGCTTACGGAACGGCTGGATCGCTTCGTGTTGGAGGATCGGTCCGGCTTGATTCCCTTGGACGAGTGA
- a CDS encoding succinylglutamate desuccinylase/aspartoacylase family protein → MKTFKGNAATAVALLVAVCVLSFLSAQSFLAMREPDPVKPSEGFVKRMLSDWFEPLEGTPADTPVYVQDSGVPGGTVMIMGGTHPNEPAGTMTAIIYLERARVTQGKLIVIPFANMTAMGHNSPQEASPQYFHLDVPGGTRWFRYGSRASNPVYQWPDPDIYIHAQSGQQLAGSSKSNLNRAYPGVKDDALTQQVAYALIQLLRDEKVDLAFDLHEASPEYPVVNAIVAHDRAMELAAMVSMELEMGGVPMRLEPSPVNFRGLSHREWGDNTDTMAILMESGNPSQGRLRGRTDEALVLTGEDKAYLKAAELGRLFIPYEGDQPLDLRTARHVEAIRLFVEMLGDVKEGGAVEVENIPSYEEMIESGIGAFLSPLSDDRFDGK, encoded by the coding sequence GTGAAGACTTTTAAGGGAAATGCCGCTACGGCGGTAGCCCTGCTGGTGGCGGTTTGCGTCCTCTCTTTCCTGTCGGCCCAAAGTTTTCTGGCGATGAGAGAGCCCGATCCAGTGAAGCCCTCCGAGGGGTTCGTAAAGAGGATGCTCTCCGACTGGTTCGAGCCCCTCGAGGGAACCCCGGCGGATACCCCCGTCTACGTTCAGGACAGCGGAGTTCCTGGAGGTACTGTGATGATCATGGGAGGAACCCATCCTAACGAACCGGCCGGTACCATGACGGCGATCATATACCTCGAGAGAGCTCGGGTTACCCAGGGTAAGCTCATAGTGATACCCTTCGCCAACATGACTGCAATGGGTCATAACTCGCCTCAGGAGGCGTCGCCTCAGTATTTTCATCTGGACGTTCCGGGAGGGACCCGTTGGTTCCGTTACGGCTCCAGGGCGAGCAACCCGGTCTATCAGTGGCCCGATCCGGACATATACATACACGCTCAGTCGGGGCAACAGTTGGCGGGAAGCTCCAAGAGCAACCTCAACAGGGCCTATCCGGGGGTGAAGGACGATGCCCTGACCCAGCAGGTTGCATATGCGCTGATTCAGCTGCTCAGAGATGAGAAGGTGGACCTGGCCTTCGACCTTCACGAGGCATCTCCGGAGTACCCGGTGGTCAACGCAATAGTGGCTCACGACAGGGCCATGGAGCTGGCTGCCATGGTGTCAATGGAACTGGAGATGGGAGGTGTCCCCATGAGGCTCGAGCCTTCGCCGGTCAATTTCAGAGGCCTCAGCCACAGAGAGTGGGGCGACAACACCGACACGATGGCCATACTCATGGAGTCGGGCAACCCAAGTCAGGGACGACTCAGAGGTCGAACCGACGAGGCCCTGGTGCTGACCGGTGAGGACAAGGCCTACCTGAAGGCGGCGGAGCTGGGAAGGCTGTTCATCCCTTACGAGGGGGATCAGCCTCTGGACCTGAGGACCGCCAGACACGTGGAGGCCATAAGGCTTTTCGTGGAGATGCTCGGGGACGTCAAAGAGGGCGGAGCCGTAGAGGTGGAGAACATCCCATCTTACGAGGAAATGATAGAGAGCGGTATAGGAGCTTTCCTGTCGCCCCTATCGGACGATCGGTTCGACGGGAAGTAG
- a CDS encoding SLC13 family permease, which produces MSWFWPEGMYTLLMIGVFAFSAFAWKLPIAVAMALAAMSGALASGNGVPIRHLIEGEFGYIDTILIIATAMIFMKVVQRIGLLDSVAAWVIKRFRNYPVFLSLGIMFLIMIPGMITGSSTAAVLTTGALVAPVLIKLGVPVVKTAAAISMGALFGMIAPPISIPAMIIGAGVDIPYVGFGFPLLVCTLPLAVICSLLLIYPYVRKDRDEAELDAELARMSGVALTPRLFLPVAVLVILLGGERMFPHIWPSLGMPLDFLLASATGLLSGSRWNALETVTEAIDEALPVMGILMGVGMFIQIMTLTGVRGFVVVSALALPSWTLYLGIATSMPLFGAVSSFGSASVLGVPFLLALLGQNEIVVASALSLVASLGDLMPPTALAGIFAAQVVGEENYFKVLRHCMFPAVLTAGWGIAVILMAKPLAKLIF; this is translated from the coding sequence ATGTCGTGGTTTTGGCCGGAGGGAATGTACACCCTCCTGATGATAGGGGTTTTCGCCTTTTCCGCCTTCGCCTGGAAGCTCCCCATAGCCGTCGCCATGGCCTTGGCGGCCATGTCCGGAGCTCTGGCATCCGGAAACGGCGTTCCCATAAGACACCTGATCGAGGGAGAGTTCGGCTACATAGATACCATACTGATAATAGCCACCGCCATGATCTTCATGAAGGTGGTCCAGCGTATAGGTCTACTCGACTCTGTGGCCGCCTGGGTCATAAAGCGGTTCAGGAACTATCCCGTATTTCTGAGCCTCGGGATAATGTTCCTTATAATGATCCCCGGCATGATAACCGGCTCGTCCACCGCGGCGGTCCTGACCACCGGTGCTCTGGTGGCTCCGGTACTGATAAAGCTTGGGGTTCCGGTGGTGAAGACCGCCGCAGCCATATCCATGGGAGCTCTGTTCGGGATGATAGCCCCTCCCATAAGCATACCGGCCATGATAATAGGGGCCGGAGTCGATATCCCCTACGTGGGATTCGGCTTTCCCCTGCTGGTATGTACTCTTCCTCTGGCGGTGATCTGCTCCCTTCTGCTCATATACCCCTACGTCAGGAAAGATCGGGACGAGGCCGAGCTGGACGCCGAACTGGCCAGGATGAGCGGAGTCGCCCTGACGCCGAGGCTCTTCCTGCCCGTGGCGGTGTTGGTGATCCTGTTGGGGGGAGAGAGGATGTTTCCCCATATATGGCCGTCTTTGGGCATGCCCCTCGATTTTCTTCTGGCCTCCGCGACGGGGCTGCTTTCCGGGTCCAGATGGAATGCCCTTGAGACAGTGACGGAGGCGATCGACGAGGCCCTTCCAGTCATGGGAATACTTATGGGGGTCGGTATGTTCATCCAGATAATGACCTTGACCGGGGTGAGAGGCTTCGTCGTTGTCTCGGCCCTGGCCTTACCTTCATGGACCCTATATCTGGGGATAGCGACGTCCATGCCCCTTTTCGGTGCGGTTTCGTCCTTCGGATCCGCCTCGGTCCTGGGGGTGCCTTTCCTGCTGGCTTTGCTCGGTCAGAACGAGATAGTGGTGGCCTCCGCCCTCAGCCTTGTGGCGTCTTTGGGCGATCTGATGCCTCCCACCGCCTTGGCCGGTATATTCGCCGCCCAGGTGGTAGGGGAGGAAAATTACTTCAAGGTACTGAGGCACTGCATGTTCCCCGCGGTCCTCACAGCCGGATGGGGCATAGCCGTAATACTCATGGCCAAGCCTCTGGCGAAGTTGATTTTCTAG
- a CDS encoding DUF6305 family protein — protein sequence MKRYLIGLVTAFIVTVTTGSFASAEDVALTSVGQSPDAMMVKVVLKSLSVKPDYDPLMKADDLSGHKVLIAVVGGSSKGLGAAGIDKDQEVARAEALLDKAKTDGVKVLVMHVGGPGRRGTLSDLFISAAVPYSDGLILVDGADQDGLFESLLGDKPVDPEVVPNVRGTKAPLEKILASWEIL from the coding sequence ATGAAAAGATATCTTATAGGTCTCGTGACGGCTTTTATAGTGACCGTGACCACCGGGTCCTTCGCGTCGGCGGAGGACGTAGCCCTGACCTCGGTGGGTCAGAGCCCGGACGCCATGATGGTCAAGGTAGTGCTCAAGTCCTTGAGCGTCAAGCCCGACTACGATCCTCTAATGAAGGCCGACGACCTGTCGGGTCACAAGGTACTCATAGCGGTGGTGGGGGGCAGCTCCAAGGGACTGGGGGCCGCCGGGATCGACAAGGATCAGGAGGTAGCCAGAGCCGAGGCCCTGTTGGACAAGGCGAAGACCGACGGAGTCAAGGTGTTGGTCATGCACGTCGGAGGGCCGGGGCGCAGAGGAACCTTGTCCGATCTGTTCATATCCGCCGCCGTTCCCTATTCGGACGGCCTTATTCTGGTGGATGGGGCTGATCAGGACGGTCTTTTCGAGAGCCTTCTCGGAGATAAACCGGTGGATCCCGAGGTCGTTCCCAACGTCAGAGGGACCAAGGCTCCTCTGGAGAAGATCCTTGCCTCCTGGGAAATCCTGTAG
- the ggt gene encoding gamma-glutamyltransferase, with protein sequence MRRRIIGLATAVAVVTISVGVAFGAGSHEVKDVTASKGMVAAANKLAAEAGVEILKKGGNAVDAAVATGLALNVVEPNASGIGGGGFMVIRMADTGKVVALDYREEAPSGATKDMYSSEKAKADKISAYGPLAVGVPGTLAGYQMALDLYGTMTLAEVIEPAIRLAEQGVPLSPTTAGAVESHFGDLSKFTPEKDNPFLKDGLPLEAGSVVKQPKLAKAFRLIAKDGKNAFYNGPIGRSMVDNIRNQGGIMTMNDLQRYQPVLRLPSEGTYRDYKIYSMCPPSSGGITLVEILNILENFPLSDWGHNSPRTIHTMAEAFKMAFSDRGNFLGDPSFVNIPYGMLESKKYAKTLADRIDEDKAMQEVPKSDPSVDEHWSTTHVSVADASGNIVSMTQTVNYFFGASMIDPEFGFVYNDEMDDFSSNPESVNAPEPGKRPLSSMSPTIVVDPQGRPFMALGTPGAWRIITSVAQIMTNVVDFDMTMDEAIEAPRFTCRAIGTKPDVLQLESRIPQSTLDVLKLRGHQIKVRDEFDLYFGGAQGICFDPDKSTLIGGADSRRDGDVVGY encoded by the coding sequence GTGAGGAGACGAATAATCGGTTTGGCGACCGCTGTGGCGGTCGTGACGATCTCGGTGGGAGTCGCTTTCGGAGCCGGATCTCACGAGGTGAAGGACGTAACCGCTTCCAAGGGAATGGTGGCCGCCGCCAACAAACTGGCGGCCGAGGCGGGAGTCGAGATACTGAAGAAGGGCGGAAACGCGGTGGACGCTGCCGTGGCGACGGGCTTGGCTCTCAACGTGGTGGAGCCCAACGCCTCCGGCATAGGCGGAGGCGGTTTCATGGTGATTCGGATGGCCGACACCGGAAAGGTCGTCGCACTGGACTACCGCGAGGAGGCTCCTTCCGGGGCCACGAAGGATATGTACTCCTCGGAGAAGGCCAAGGCGGACAAGATAAGCGCCTACGGTCCTCTGGCGGTCGGAGTTCCAGGAACCCTGGCCGGTTATCAGATGGCTCTGGACCTCTACGGCACGATGACCCTGGCCGAGGTGATAGAGCCCGCCATTAGGCTCGCCGAGCAGGGAGTTCCCCTTTCTCCGACAACTGCGGGAGCTGTGGAAAGCCACTTCGGCGATCTGTCCAAGTTCACTCCGGAGAAGGACAATCCCTTCCTCAAGGACGGTCTTCCCCTTGAGGCGGGATCGGTAGTGAAGCAGCCCAAGCTGGCCAAGGCCTTCCGCCTGATAGCGAAGGACGGAAAGAACGCCTTCTACAACGGTCCCATCGGTCGTTCCATGGTGGACAACATCCGCAACCAGGGCGGCATCATGACCATGAACGATCTTCAGCGTTATCAGCCGGTGTTGAGACTTCCCTCCGAGGGAACCTACAGGGACTACAAAATATATTCGATGTGTCCTCCCTCGTCGGGTGGCATAACTCTGGTCGAGATACTGAACATACTGGAGAACTTCCCCCTCTCCGACTGGGGCCACAACTCTCCCAGGACGATTCACACCATGGCGGAGGCCTTCAAGATGGCCTTTTCGGACAGGGGTAACTTCCTCGGAGACCCGTCTTTCGTCAACATTCCCTACGGTATGCTCGAGTCCAAGAAGTACGCCAAGACCCTGGCGGACAGGATAGACGAGGACAAGGCCATGCAGGAGGTTCCCAAGAGCGATCCCTCCGTCGACGAGCACTGGTCCACGACCCATGTCTCCGTGGCGGACGCCTCGGGGAACATCGTCTCCATGACCCAGACGGTCAACTACTTCTTTGGAGCCAGCATGATAGACCCGGAGTTCGGATTCGTCTACAACGACGAGATGGACGACTTCTCCTCCAATCCCGAGAGCGTAAACGCTCCCGAGCCGGGAAAGAGGCCTCTTTCCTCCATGAGTCCGACCATAGTGGTCGATCCTCAGGGAAGGCCCTTTATGGCACTGGGAACTCCCGGAGCCTGGAGGATCATAACCTCTGTGGCTCAGATAATGACCAACGTCGTGGATTTCGACATGACCATGGATGAGGCCATAGAGGCCCCCAGGTTTACCTGTCGGGCCATAGGGACCAAACCGGACGTCCTTCAGCTGGAGTCTCGAATTCCTCAGAGCACCCTGGACGTACTGAAGCTCAGAGGGCATCAGATAAAGGTGAGGGACGAGTTCGACCTCTACTTCGGGGGCGCCCAGGGGATATGTTTCGATCCCGATAAATCGACCCTCATAGGAGGAGCCGACTCCCGTAGGGACGGCGACGTGGTGGGCTACTGA
- a CDS encoding response regulator, translated as MSLYLGAVDDDREVLYTLEVMASSQGWSMRTSDDPEVALNWVSDDTIDVLLVDFHMPIMSGLEVIRRARKLSSSVVLMALTVEERPDVARELIMAGADDFVSKPIRLADFSARIALHRELSRYRRAARWEGGDRGISEDTARKVYDLLLSKGVYLSASEVADLTGVSYPTANRYLEYLVRRGQLKKVRRQEDGRSGRPRSYYCGSQR; from the coding sequence ATGAGCCTTTATCTGGGCGCGGTTGACGACGACAGGGAGGTCCTCTACACGTTGGAGGTTATGGCGTCATCTCAGGGATGGTCCATGAGGACCTCCGACGATCCCGAGGTCGCTCTGAACTGGGTCTCCGACGATACAATCGACGTACTGTTGGTGGATTTTCATATGCCGATAATGAGCGGATTAGAGGTGATACGAAGGGCCAGAAAGCTCTCTTCGTCGGTGGTGCTTATGGCTCTTACCGTTGAAGAGCGACCGGATGTCGCCCGAGAGCTGATAATGGCGGGGGCGGACGATTTTGTCTCGAAGCCTATCCGCCTGGCCGATTTCTCCGCCAGGATAGCCCTTCATAGGGAGCTCTCCCGCTACAGGAGGGCTGCCCGATGGGAGGGAGGGGACAGGGGAATTTCGGAGGACACGGCCCGTAAGGTCTACGATTTGCTTTTATCGAAAGGGGTCTATCTGTCCGCCTCGGAGGTGGCGGACCTGACGGGGGTGTCCTATCCCACCGCCAATAGGTATCTGGAGTACCTGGTTAGAAGGGGACAGCTCAAAAAGGTGCGACGTCAGGAGGACGGAAGAAGCGGCCGCCCCAGAAGCTACTACTGCGGATCGCAGCGCTAG
- a CDS encoding histidine kinase dimerization/phosphoacceptor domain -containing protein — protein sequence MKDISQSLVMVVDDSRAFLDLMVELLSPICRVSVALDGPSCLALAEREAPDLFLMDVQMPGMSGFDVCRVLKSDQGLRHIPVMFVSSMNDMESRIKGLSLGAVDYVVKPFFSQELLLRVKAHLKLKIAQESLMQEAEYLEEQVRRRTEEIRAATRRIEASEREFRSLAEGLPDMVFRIGSDGRFRSISGAVRSLLGADPGEALGRTPEESGLSNLCIALSRENLMRVFQKGDQEVMEVPLLEGGTVEVRLLPERGPDDSKVISVLGIIRDISSQRMVEEQLLSQGVFLSTLVDNLPVGILAKDLSVGGVYVIWNAKLSHILAIPAEEALGMTEEDIFPSELAEIMVRDDRKAFETGRPVVTDLSLDVAGPDGLTARFFRVTRVPITDEEGAPSILLAMVEDRTDFVIADRELKSSLHDKDILLQEVHHRVKNNLQVVSSLMSLQASRTNDPTVESAFLESRSRILAMAYVHELLYRNAQFSDIRFADYLEELTGTISTTYGDGRDISLDVDADDTRLHVDVAIPCGLIVNELVTNSYKHAFQGRESGTVKVDFGSENGDVSLVVSDDGVGCDNLDKEDSLGLTVVRGLVKQIGGELVVSSDRGMSFEVSFPFKRGAGERKEGDRR from the coding sequence ATGAAGGACATCTCTCAGAGTCTTGTCATGGTAGTAGACGATTCCAGGGCGTTTCTGGACCTGATGGTGGAGCTTCTGTCGCCTATATGTCGGGTCTCGGTCGCTCTGGACGGTCCGTCCTGTCTGGCTCTTGCGGAACGGGAGGCCCCTGATCTGTTTCTGATGGACGTTCAGATGCCCGGTATGTCCGGTTTCGACGTCTGTAGGGTTCTAAAATCGGATCAAGGTCTGAGACATATTCCTGTTATGTTCGTTTCCTCCATGAACGACATGGAGAGCAGGATAAAAGGGCTCTCCCTGGGGGCGGTCGACTACGTGGTAAAACCCTTTTTCTCTCAGGAGCTTCTGCTCAGGGTGAAGGCCCATCTCAAGTTGAAGATAGCCCAGGAGTCTCTGATGCAGGAGGCCGAGTATCTGGAGGAGCAGGTACGCAGGAGAACCGAGGAGATCCGAGCCGCCACGAGGAGGATAGAGGCCAGCGAGAGGGAGTTCCGATCTCTGGCGGAGGGGTTGCCCGACATGGTCTTCAGGATAGGCTCGGACGGGCGTTTCCGCTCCATCTCCGGTGCCGTTCGGTCCCTGCTGGGGGCGGATCCGGGAGAGGCGCTGGGACGGACCCCGGAGGAGTCGGGGCTCTCGAACCTCTGTATCGCCCTTTCGAGGGAAAATCTTATGAGGGTGTTTCAAAAGGGAGACCAAGAGGTCATGGAGGTTCCCCTGCTCGAGGGAGGCACGGTGGAGGTTCGCCTTTTGCCCGAGAGGGGGCCAGACGACAGCAAGGTCATCTCCGTCTTGGGAATCATAAGGGACATCTCCTCACAGAGGATGGTGGAGGAACAGCTTCTCTCCCAGGGTGTCTTTCTATCCACGCTAGTCGATAACCTGCCGGTTGGGATCTTGGCAAAGGACCTGTCTGTAGGGGGGGTCTACGTCATCTGGAATGCGAAGCTCTCTCATATATTAGCGATCCCCGCCGAGGAGGCCCTGGGCATGACGGAGGAAGATATATTCCCGTCGGAACTGGCCGAAATCATGGTGCGGGACGACCGTAAGGCCTTCGAGACGGGGAGACCGGTGGTGACCGATCTTTCCCTCGATGTCGCTGGGCCCGACGGTTTGACCGCCCGTTTCTTCCGAGTCACCAGGGTGCCCATAACGGACGAAGAAGGTGCTCCTTCGATTTTATTGGCCATGGTGGAGGATCGGACCGATTTCGTCATAGCGGACAGAGAGTTGAAGTCGTCCCTGCACGATAAGGATATCCTGTTGCAGGAGGTCCATCACAGGGTCAAGAATAACCTTCAGGTGGTTTCGAGCCTGATGAGCCTACAGGCGTCCAGGACGAACGACCCCACGGTGGAGAGCGCTTTTCTTGAAAGCCGAAGCAGGATCCTGGCCATGGCTTACGTTCACGAGCTTCTTTACAGAAACGCTCAGTTCTCCGATATAAGGTTTGCCGACTATCTTGAGGAGCTGACCGGGACCATCTCCACCACCTACGGAGACGGCCGGGATATCTCCCTGGATGTCGATGCGGACGATACCAGGCTCCACGTCGACGTGGCCATACCCTGCGGTCTGATAGTTAACGAGCTGGTCACCAACTCCTACAAACACGCTTTCCAGGGCAGGGAGAGTGGAACGGTAAAGGTCGACTTCGGATCCGAGAACGGAGATGTGTCTTTGGTCGTCTCCGACGACGGCGTCGGCTGCGACAATCTGGATAAAGAGGACAGCCTGGGTCTTACCGTCGTCAGAGGTCTGGTAAAGCAGATAGGGGGGGAGCTGGTCGTCTCGTCCGATCGGGGGATGTCGTTCGAGGTCTCCTTCCCGTTCAAGAGGGGAGCCGGAGAGAGGAAAGAGGGTGATCGACGGTGA